A single genomic interval of Daucus carota subsp. sativus chromosome 1, DH1 v3.0, whole genome shotgun sequence harbors:
- the LOC108204715 gene encoding mitogen-activated protein kinase kinase 3 isoform X2: MAGLEELKKKLVPLFDAEKGFSSGSTLDPSDSYMLSDGGTVNLLSQSYGVYNINELGLQKCTSRSGEDSDHGEKTYKCASHEMRVFGAIGSGASSVVQRAIHIPMHRIIALKKINIFEKEKRQQLLTEIRTLCEAPCYEGLVEFYGAFYTPDSGQISIALEYMDGGSLADIIRVRKQIPEAVLSLMVKKLLHGLSYLHGVRHLVHRDIKPANLLVNLKGEPKITDFGISAGLENSMAMCATFVGTVTYMSPERIRNENYSYPADIWSLGLALFECGTGEFPYTATEGPVNLMLQILEDPSPSPPNDIFTPEFCSFIDACLQKDAEARPTAEQLLSHPFVRKHDDSSVDLAVFVRGIFDPTQRMKDLADMLTMHYYLLFDGLDELWQHAKSLYTESSVFSFSGKESIGPYDIFKALSSIRGTLAGDWPPEKLVHIVEKLQCRAHGEDGIAIRVSGSFIIGNQFLICGDGIQVEGVPNFKDLSIDIPSQRMGTFQEQFIVEAGDVIGRYFIAKQDLFIIQ; the protein is encoded by the exons ATGGCTGGGTTGGAAGAGTTAAAAAAAAAGCTTGTACCATTGTTTGATGCTGAAAAGGGCTTCTCCTCTGGATCAACTTTGGACCCTTCTGATTCTTATATG CTCTCGGATGGTGGAACTGTTAACTTACTTAGTCAGTCTTATGGTGTATACAACATTAATGAGCTTGGACTACAGAAGTGCACTTCACGGTCAGGGGAAGACTCGGATCATGGTGAGAAGACATATAAGTGTGCTTCCCATGAGATGAGGGTTTTTGGAGCCATTGGTAGTGGTGCAAGTAGTGTTGTTCAGAGAGCTATTCATATACCGATGCATAGAATTATTGCCTTGAAGaagattaatatatttgagaag GAGAAAAGGCAACAACTGCTTACTGAGATAAGAACATTATGTGAGGCACCATGTTATGAGGGTCTTGTTGAGTTTTACGGAGCATTTTACACTCCTGACTCTGGGCAAATCAGCATAGCATTAGAATATATGGATGGGGGGTCCCTTGCAGATATTATACGAGTGCGCAAACAGATACCAGAAGCTGTTCTTTCTTTAATGGTTAAAAAGCTCTTGCAT GGATTGAGTTACTTGCACGGAGTTAGGCACCTAGTTCACAGAGACATAAAACCAGCAAATTTGCTAGTAAATCTAAAGGGGGAGCCAAAGATAACAGATTTTGGCATAAGTGCTGGGTTAGAAAATTCCATGGCCATG TGTGCCACTTTTGTTGGAACTGTTACATATATGTCACCTGAGAGGATTCGAAACGAAAATTATTCATATCCAGCTGATATTTGGAGCCTTGGTCTTGCACTTTTTGAGTGTGGTACTGGAGAATTTCCATATACAGCTACTGAAGGACCAGTTAACCTTATGTTGCAG ATCCTCGAGGATCCATCCCCATCACCACCAAATGACATTTTTACTCCAGAATTCTGCTCATTTATTGATGCTTGCTTGCAAAAAGATGCAGAGGCAAGGCCAACAGCAGAACAG CTCCTTTCTCACCCATTTGTTAGAAAGCATGATGATTCCAGTGTGGATCTAGCAGTATTTGTCCGTGGCATCTTTGATCCAACACAGAGGATGAAGGATCTGGCAGAT ATGCTGACAATGCACTATTATTTACTTTTTGACGGACTTGATGAACTTTGGCAACATGCAAAGTCCCTGTACACTGAAAGTTCAGTTTTCAG TTTCTCTGGGAAAGAATCCATCGGTCCATATGATATATTTAAGGCGTTGTCCAGCATCCGGGGTACATTAGCTGGGGACTGGCCTCCTGAAAAGCTAGTTCACATCGTTGAGAAACTACAGTGTCGTGCCCATGGTGAAGATGGAATCGCAATTCGTGTGTCAGGATCTTTTATCATCGGGAACCAGTTTCTGATATGTGGTGATGGTATACAAGTTGAAGGCGTGCCAAATTTTAAAGATCTGTCTATTGATATACCTAGCCAGCGAATGGGAACATTTCAAGAACAGTTTATAGTGGAAGCAGGGGATGTGATTGGCCGCTACTTTATAGCTAAGCAAGACCTGTTTATAATTCAGTAG
- the LOC108204715 gene encoding mitogen-activated protein kinase kinase 3 isoform X1 produces MAGLEELKKKLVPLFDAEKGFSSGSTLDPSDSYMLSDGGTVNLLSQSYGVYNINELGLQKCTSRSGEDSDHGEKTYKCASHEMRVFGAIGSGASSVVQRAIHIPMHRIIALKKINIFEKEKRQQLLTEIRTLCEAPCYEGLVEFYGAFYTPDSGQISIALEYMDGGSLADIIRVRKQIPEAVLSLMVKKLLHQGLSYLHGVRHLVHRDIKPANLLVNLKGEPKITDFGISAGLENSMAMCATFVGTVTYMSPERIRNENYSYPADIWSLGLALFECGTGEFPYTATEGPVNLMLQILEDPSPSPPNDIFTPEFCSFIDACLQKDAEARPTAEQLLSHPFVRKHDDSSVDLAVFVRGIFDPTQRMKDLADMLTMHYYLLFDGLDELWQHAKSLYTESSVFSFSGKESIGPYDIFKALSSIRGTLAGDWPPEKLVHIVEKLQCRAHGEDGIAIRVSGSFIIGNQFLICGDGIQVEGVPNFKDLSIDIPSQRMGTFQEQFIVEAGDVIGRYFIAKQDLFIIQ; encoded by the exons ATGGCTGGGTTGGAAGAGTTAAAAAAAAAGCTTGTACCATTGTTTGATGCTGAAAAGGGCTTCTCCTCTGGATCAACTTTGGACCCTTCTGATTCTTATATG CTCTCGGATGGTGGAACTGTTAACTTACTTAGTCAGTCTTATGGTGTATACAACATTAATGAGCTTGGACTACAGAAGTGCACTTCACGGTCAGGGGAAGACTCGGATCATGGTGAGAAGACATATAAGTGTGCTTCCCATGAGATGAGGGTTTTTGGAGCCATTGGTAGTGGTGCAAGTAGTGTTGTTCAGAGAGCTATTCATATACCGATGCATAGAATTATTGCCTTGAAGaagattaatatatttgagaag GAGAAAAGGCAACAACTGCTTACTGAGATAAGAACATTATGTGAGGCACCATGTTATGAGGGTCTTGTTGAGTTTTACGGAGCATTTTACACTCCTGACTCTGGGCAAATCAGCATAGCATTAGAATATATGGATGGGGGGTCCCTTGCAGATATTATACGAGTGCGCAAACAGATACCAGAAGCTGTTCTTTCTTTAATGGTTAAAAAGCTCTTGCAT CAGGGATTGAGTTACTTGCACGGAGTTAGGCACCTAGTTCACAGAGACATAAAACCAGCAAATTTGCTAGTAAATCTAAAGGGGGAGCCAAAGATAACAGATTTTGGCATAAGTGCTGGGTTAGAAAATTCCATGGCCATG TGTGCCACTTTTGTTGGAACTGTTACATATATGTCACCTGAGAGGATTCGAAACGAAAATTATTCATATCCAGCTGATATTTGGAGCCTTGGTCTTGCACTTTTTGAGTGTGGTACTGGAGAATTTCCATATACAGCTACTGAAGGACCAGTTAACCTTATGTTGCAG ATCCTCGAGGATCCATCCCCATCACCACCAAATGACATTTTTACTCCAGAATTCTGCTCATTTATTGATGCTTGCTTGCAAAAAGATGCAGAGGCAAGGCCAACAGCAGAACAG CTCCTTTCTCACCCATTTGTTAGAAAGCATGATGATTCCAGTGTGGATCTAGCAGTATTTGTCCGTGGCATCTTTGATCCAACACAGAGGATGAAGGATCTGGCAGAT ATGCTGACAATGCACTATTATTTACTTTTTGACGGACTTGATGAACTTTGGCAACATGCAAAGTCCCTGTACACTGAAAGTTCAGTTTTCAG TTTCTCTGGGAAAGAATCCATCGGTCCATATGATATATTTAAGGCGTTGTCCAGCATCCGGGGTACATTAGCTGGGGACTGGCCTCCTGAAAAGCTAGTTCACATCGTTGAGAAACTACAGTGTCGTGCCCATGGTGAAGATGGAATCGCAATTCGTGTGTCAGGATCTTTTATCATCGGGAACCAGTTTCTGATATGTGGTGATGGTATACAAGTTGAAGGCGTGCCAAATTTTAAAGATCTGTCTATTGATATACCTAGCCAGCGAATGGGAACATTTCAAGAACAGTTTATAGTGGAAGCAGGGGATGTGATTGGCCGCTACTTTATAGCTAAGCAAGACCTGTTTATAATTCAGTAG